gtaattacaaataaatcattattattatattaataataataattaaaatacaaacaGATGTTTTATGAAAAGACAATAGTcagttgttttaaattttatgtaaccaagaaaatataaaatataaaaaatatattaaaaaatatttcaaacaattAGTAGACAAttctttctattattattattattaataataataataataattacagtagcaataatattaaaatataatacaaaaattaaataccaaaaTGGACGTACACGTGTTTACTGTGACGTCATATGACGCATCATGAcgtaaaaaagtttcaatgatttaaaatttcattggtcTTTCGCAGACAATTAAACCAATCAAAATTATCGTTACTCTGCAGTCTTTTCATGAGCACAAatcactttttctttttttgcaCAAAATTCCAGTACTAAAACAGACTCCAATTTTCTCCTTCTAGACGatttcagttttaaaaatttgaataaattaaaaataaaataattatttaaaatccaaaagtaataaataaaatatataaaataacaaactaGTTTATATGGAGATGACGTAGTTGTCGTTGTCGTCGGTAGTTTGTCGTCGTTGCGATATTCTCTATAAAAAGGTGGGGAGTTTCAACAAAAGCAACACCAGCAAcaaaactgaaataaaaataaaaaataataataataataaataaaagagtaAAGAGTTTAGAGCAAGTAATAGAATGTATGAGTAAGAAAGATAAAGTAATAGATGGTGTAGGTACAGGTCTAGGTGTAGGTATTTGGATGGTATTGGTGTAGATGAGATGTTGGTATTAGTAGTGTCGTTAGTGTGATGTATGTAGTGTACCTCGGGTTACTTATGCTGGTGTACTTGGTATATGTGCAAGTAAATGTAAAAGTATATGTGAAACAGCTCAGAGAAATGAAGAGCGAAGTTGGTCGCGCGCGGGAATATCGTCGGTTGTATGTTTGACCCTTTTTGTGCTTGTGATTTATCCAGGAGATTATATTGTGACTACTGGTGCGAGGAAACGTGtgtgttgtttttttttttaccgccaACAATATAATTACTATACATTGTGTGAAcaagtttacttttttatatatatacatatattacattattaattttacggTAAGGTATCAACTTTagcttcttatttttttttttatcacattgTCCATTTATTCATATCCATGTCCGTTTCTAGGTACGTTCAAGTTCTTCCACGTCCATGTCTGTTTATactagtatttatttatttatttatatataaataattaaatttatgtacgggtatttaaaataatttatttatttagtgacgGTAtcggcatttttttttttattcctcagATATTTGTACCCGAGGAGTCTCTTTACTACTACGGCTACGGGTTTTATAGAATACGGCGCAACGACGCAATCGAAATTTTGTATAGTACATACCTACATTGAATGAACACGAACGAAGCTTCGGACTTTTAAAAATGcgcgatattttatttaacgtttattgtacgtttttttttatataatcatcttattattatttaattaccttCAATTAGTTCAGTTGTCGCTCttgtatttgttattatttttaattattttaatttgcagtgagaaaatttacaaaagttatattttcatacataacCTTTTGGTGATTGTCAGATGTAGGTTAGGTGTGTTTTAGCAAGAAAACTTCGTTGACCTTTTAaccacgttttttttttttattttacattaataactttatttataacggtatttatatattttattatatcagttagttatttatatttatttatttatctggaCACGAGGGATTGGTGGAGATGCTTGGGAATGAATGAACGCgtgcttgtaattatttttggttgATTGTGATGAGGATTGATCAGTTGGTTGTTGGTTAATTTATcagattgtttatttatttgttcattaattaattattgttttttttgtttcatcaGATTGTGTGTAAAAGAAAACGAGTGAAAAATGGCAACTTTGGCTGAGCAAGCATCCAAACTATTGGATTTTAATCAGAAGCTGGACATAACGCTTCTTGATAGTATTGTCGTGTGTATGTATAATGGAATTGGTGAACAACAAAAAATAGCACAGGAAGTCCTCACTACACTTAAGGAACATCCTGATGCTTGGACGCGTGTGGATACTATTTTAGAATATTCCCAGGtttgttgttattttatgATACTCAAGTTACCAATGATTATAAAGTTATCtaatgtctaataattttttttatttaaattgcacttgtagatttttcaattttctacatgtgcattttttttttttttttttttttttttttttttttttcatgtaattgatgtattgaaaaaaaatctaaaattttttgtctgcTACTCCAGGATCAAGTTAGCcgattaataacttttaaatttttttataaacgataaattataaaacaaaaatatttaaaaaaaattacacctacagattttgaaattttctacatgtgcatatttttagtttttgtattttcgtAACTgatttgttagaaaaaaaataaaaatttttaattgtctgcttaCTTGAggatctttattatttttaatacttaattgcTATTGTGGGTTGTTcgacttatttaaaattttataaatttttggtgttACAGAATCAagagacaaaattttatgcattACAAATTTTGGAGCAAGTCATTAAAACAAGATGGAAAGTGCTACCAAGAAATCAGTGCGAAGGCATAAAGAAGTATATCGTAGGATTGATTATTAAGACCAGTAGTGATCCGGAAACAATGGAAAATTCCAGAGTTTACCTTAATAAACTTAACATTATTCTTGTACAAGTAAGTTATTCTAGTacttattcattaattactttgttatttatttatttaactactTATAGAAATGATAAAGTCTAACTCGGTGTATTagtcactaaaaataattctttaattctttttttataattaatatcaagtaaattcaaattcaaaatcttttatcaactaatttcacttttttttttaattatttatatttatttatcaatagaaaaaaaaatatttaataacttcaaTAAGTTGATGGAAAAAAGAgcaatggaaaaattacagttttaaaaaattacaattatagatacaaaattgtaatttctaccaaaaaatttgaatgttgAAAACCTGTTTGCCAATAAGGCTgaaaaaagtcatgaatacgaatttttattatgctgtcatCTAAACTCGAAACAGGAAGTTGAGTcgccaaaaaaatattctgtattctataaaattttatacacaaaatttattgataaattgtaataaaaaataacgataataattatagtacagcatgataattttttggtgaCTTAATTTTCAGTTTCAAGTTTGGCCgtcagcataataaaaattcggacaacttttttttctgtaacgTTTcagaaataatgtaattttataaattttttaagtaaaaaaacttttgatattttaaactgtaatttttccataGTGACTGGAGtagatttaaaagaaattttacgaatcatgagattaaaaaaaaaaattgatgattaaagataataaaattattaataaataaaaataaaaaattgtagataTTAAAACGTGAGTGGCCAAAGAATTGGGAATCCTTCATCGGTGATATAGTTGGTGCAAGTAAAACAAATGAAAGCTTATGTCAAAACAACATGGCAATTCTTAAACTATTATCAGAAGAAGTGTTCGACTTTTCAAGCGGACAGATGACACAGACAAAAGCAAAACATCTTAAAGATACAATGTGCAGTGAATTTTCACAAATATTTCATCTGTGTCAGTTTGTGATGGACAATTCACCCAACGTACCACTTGTAGCAGTTACTCTCGAGACACTGCTGAGGTTTTTAAACTGGATACCACTCggttatatatttgaaacgaAATTAATCACAacgttgatatttaaatttctaaatgttCCGATATTTCGTAATGTTACGCTTAAATGTTTGATTGAAATAGCCGCCGTTACGGTGGCTAATTATGACAACATGTTTGTGTTATTGTTCACAAATACAATGCAACAATTAGAAGAAATGTTATATCCGACGACAAACATCCGCGATGCTTATGCTTACGGTCAAGACGATgagcaaaattttattcaaaacttgGCAATATTTTTGTGcacatttttaaaagaacacgGCGCATTGGTTgagaaaaaagaattgaatgaAACCCTACTGAAGGCACTTCACTATCTTGTGTTGATATCCGAAGTTGAAGAAgttgaaatattcaaaatatgtCTCGAGTACTGGAACAGTTTGGCCGCTGATTTATACCGGGAAAATCCGTTTTTGTCATCACCGCCAATGATTAATCCGAAAAATAATATGGCGATACCACCTCGACGTGCATTTTATTGTCCAGTATTGACTAAAGTccgttatattatgataagtCGTATGGCTAAGCCGGAAGAAGTATTGGTAATTGAGAATGAAAATGGTGAAGTTGTACGTGAATTTATGAAAGATACtgattctattaatttatataaaaatatgcgcGAGACACTTGTTTATTTAACGCATTTAGATTACGCAGATACGGAAAAAGTTATGACTGAAAAATTACAGAATCAAGTTAACGGAAGTGAATGgtcatggaaaaatttaaatacacttTGTTGGGCAATTGGTAGTATTTCTGGTGCAATGCACGAAGAAGATGAAAAACGTTTTTTGGTAACAGTTATTAAAGAATTACTGGGTTTGTGTGAACAGAAAAAAGGCAAAGACAACAAGGCAATTATTGCTAGTAATATTATGTATGTTGTCGGACAATATCCGAGATTTTTACGCGCCCACTGGAAGTTTTTGAAAACTGTTGTCAATAaactatttgaatttatgCACGAAACACATGACGGTGTACAGGACATGGCTTGtgatacatttattaaaatagcaTTAAAGTGTCGTAGACACTTTGTAACAACTCAAGTTGGCGAGTCAATGCCatttattgaagaaattttgtcTACGATCAGCAGCATTATTTGTGATTTACAAACTCAACAGGTTCATACATTTTATGAAGCCGTTGGTTATATGATTAGTGCTCAGGTTGATGACATTGGACAGAAAGAACGAATTGAACGTTACATGCTGCTGCCAAATCGAGTGTGGGATGATATTATTAGTCAGGCATCGAAAAATGTTGATGTCCTAAAGGATCCAGAAGCTGTCAAACAGCTTGGTAGCATTCTCAAGACTAATGTACGGGCGTGTAAAGCATTAGGACACCCGTATGTTATACAGTTAGGAAGAATATACTTAGACATGTTAAATGTATacaaggtaattttatttttatgacactAGCATGGAAACTGAGTTTCAGTGTCTACAGCCAGTCGAAATGAGCTAATTTCAGTCTAATGCGGCGAACTAggatattacacacctaggaggaaagtaggacattcTAACCCACGTGCATAATTGCGCACTGAACCCGAAGGTGAAGGCGGCAATCACGCGGATTGGGACGTCGTATTTTCCTCCGTGGTATGCATactatttttcaccagattcgcacctgaaagtttaaaCTTTTGCTTCTGTTTGTGGAAAGAATGACGCAGGCgctaattttcataatttgttttcttataaaaggaaagaacgactttcttccctctaaacagggcaagaatttaaactttcggcgcaggtatggtgaaaaatattagaaatcgCGTAAATTACGAATGCCTTCAGTTAGCGGGCAGAAACAAACGTGTATTGTCTTTTGGAAGAAACAAATAATGTCTCTGCCCGCTGATTGAAGGCATTCGCAATTTAAACTCTGATACTTGACATttgtttaatagtaatttcagaccattaattttatttacgtaaatgACAATTCTGACTgtgattaagttttataaaaattagtgtgaataataaatagtatttatagtttctgcttaattataaattacaaatgacAATTTACGCTTATGCTAATAGTTGATGACACCATtggtcttaaattaacttgCTTATGACTGGCTGTTGATACTGAAACttcaagttccaatgcagataatcatgaaaaatattgtgtgtAATTCAGGATGAgacacgatttcagactacgggtgatgtcagccaactttaccctggtctgaaatcgttttatttttttccttgttatgcaatatactattattaatcatttaatatttgaattataggTAATGAGTGAAAATATAAGTGCTGCGATAGCTTTAAATGGTGAAGGTGTGACAAAGCAACCGTTGATTAAAAGTATGAGAGTTGTTaaaaa
Above is a window of Microplitis demolitor isolate Queensland-Clemson2020A chromosome 1, iyMicDemo2.1a, whole genome shotgun sequence DNA encoding:
- the LOC103577013 gene encoding exportin-1; amino-acid sequence: MATLAEQASKLLDFNQKLDITLLDSIVVCMYNGIGEQQKIAQEVLTTLKEHPDAWTRVDTILEYSQNQETKFYALQILEQVIKTRWKVLPRNQCEGIKKYIVGLIIKTSSDPETMENSRVYLNKLNIILVQILKREWPKNWESFIGDIVGASKTNESLCQNNMAILKLLSEEVFDFSSGQMTQTKAKHLKDTMCSEFSQIFHLCQFVMDNSPNVPLVAVTLETLLRFLNWIPLGYIFETKLITTLIFKFLNVPIFRNVTLKCLIEIAAVTVANYDNMFVLLFTNTMQQLEEMLYPTTNIRDAYAYGQDDEQNFIQNLAIFLCTFLKEHGALVEKKELNETLLKALHYLVLISEVEEVEIFKICLEYWNSLAADLYRENPFLSSPPMINPKNNMAIPPRRAFYCPVLTKVRYIMISRMAKPEEVLVIENENGEVVREFMKDTDSINLYKNMRETLVYLTHLDYADTEKVMTEKLQNQVNGSEWSWKNLNTLCWAIGSISGAMHEEDEKRFLVTVIKELLGLCEQKKGKDNKAIIASNIMYVVGQYPRFLRAHWKFLKTVVNKLFEFMHETHDGVQDMACDTFIKIALKCRRHFVTTQVGESMPFIEEILSTISSIICDLQTQQVHTFYEAVGYMISAQVDDIGQKERIERYMLLPNRVWDDIISQASKNVDVLKDPEAVKQLGSILKTNVRACKALGHPYVIQLGRIYLDMLNVYKVMSENISAAIALNGEGVTKQPLIKSMRVVKKETLKLISDWISRSNDHQMVLENFIPPLLDAVLLDYQKTNVPCARESEVLSAMATIVNKLEGHITSEVPKIFDAVFECTLEMINKDFEEFPEHRTNFFLLLQAVNVHCFPAFLSIPPAQFKLVLDSIIWAFKHTMRNVADTGLAILYQLLQNIEQHEQAAQSFYQTYFTEILQHIFSVVTDTSHTAGLTMHATILAYMFTLVELGRILVPLGPIPDNRLYVQEFVASLLKAAFPHLTDNQIKITVQGLFNLDQDIPAFKEHLRDFLVQIREYTGEDDSDLYLEERETALRTAQEEKRRQQMAVPGIINPHEIPEEMQD